The Anguilla rostrata isolate EN2019 chromosome 1, ASM1855537v3, whole genome shotgun sequence nucleotide sequence TAGATGCACAATTCAAGATGTTCAATTCGCACCGGTGCTTATTTTGCTTTCATCACGGAAGATGGGTATACAGTAGCTTTATCACATTGATACAGTGCGTCACAGTTTGAAAAAAGTCACGGTTAACCACGTCAAAGCACTGCACACAGACGGGAATTGAAACAAAACGGGTGCACCACGAATATAGTACTAGCAGTTATGATTGTTTTACCTACAAACTCATGAAATATAGTAAAGCATacgaagaagaaaaacagactcTGGCTTAAAAGTGAGATGCAGCTAGACGGATCTGAAATGCGGATGCTGTCGTTACACTGTGCCGTTACACTATGCCAGACGCGCCCGACTCTAGATGGAAACTGTGAAAAACAGCTCTCTGCCACTCAGAGCTAAATCTAAAGCTATAACCCCTTTGAGTCATTCACCTCCCGGTTACACTTGCATTCATTGTAATGCGGTAATGCGGTTTGTCTAGAAAACAAAGTCATGGCACTTTAATGTATTACGTCAAGTGCACATGCTAATATGCACATTAGGCCCACAGCTACCTCAGATTTCTTTTGGCGTGACAGGCTCATAGGCTTTCGTGTATTGCTTATCAACGAGACAACACCAGTTAGCATGCTATGgaaattttttaatgaaaaaattggGAAAGGTGCATGTAAACTGTAATATCATtaagcaaattttaaaaattgattttagctttggaaataaaatgtgtagaAAACAATGTTGTGTATCACAATAATGGAATGCCAGactttttgattttgtttcttttacctGGAACATTTTATAGTTGCATTATTTCCATGAACTATATTGGTTATGGTACCTATCAGCATGTAGCTTATGCTCTTGAGGGCTTATCACCCACTGAGAACCTGTGTGCTAAAGGTTAGGTTGCATCCCATTGCCTTAGAAGGAGATTTAActgcgttttgttttgttttttcaacagTAAAATTTCCCTCAAAGCTGTATGCACACAATGTGTAATATCTGaatgtataatgtatttaatgaacTACATGTATGGTGTTTATGCATAAcattttgctctgtctcttcaAAAGAAAGttggattgatttttttcaggaGCCTCTGGgcatctttttttgttaaagctTTGTCTGTCCCTCCCCTGTAGCTCATCAATGCAGTGGTGCTCTTGATTCTGCTCACCGCCCTCAGCGATCCTGACCAATATCACCTGACCAGTGCTGAGCTGGCCAATGACCTCGATGTGATGGACGATGCCAGTAAGCGAGCCGCCGATCGAATTGATCAAATGAGCCGACAATCAAATGTCAACAGTGTCAATCGAGTGTCTATTGAAGGCGTGACGAGACACATTGATGCCCTCATATGCTTTGAGCCACAGTGTCCTAATCATGCTGCTCAGTGTGTTTGCCCCTGCATTGGTGTGACGTTTCTTTTTCAGCATTTAGAAAGAAAATCTTCTGGTAAACCTTCAGCTCAAATGCCCTCAAGAAATATACATGAATTTAAGGATGACTTCTCTATCAGCtatcaattttaaataaacacaaagtttttcatttctaaaaaaaagaatttagaGTAGAACATAAATAGTAGTTATAATGATACTGCAAATACTCAAATATTTCTCTGGTAGAACAAAACATAATTGTATGAAATGTCTGTTAAAAAGCCTTGTGGTAAAAATTCTAACTAAAAGGGGAATCTGCTAGCTGTATGTCTGCTCCCAGCACCAGTGATTTTGATTGAGACTGACTGCGCTGTCCCAGTTTCCGGAGATTACCACTAGCCGTCCCTCTGAATCTCTGCCCTGCCATTGGCTGAGCCCGCCTTGTGTCGGGCCCTGGCTGAAGCCATACTCGTTAAAGCAGCGGCTCTTGTTTGGTAATATGGGGGCTGTCAGGGCACATAGAGCACAGTGCACCCTCACACAGATGGAGGGGATTATGGAGGCTGCATCATCCGTGGTGCTAAAGCCCGAGTCATCACGGCAAGGCGAAAGgaagggagggtgggtgggggtaggcCACTGCCCTCTGCCACCACTGACCTATCAGACTACTGAACAGGACGGGGAGCACAGATCTGTTTAGAGGGCATCTGTGATTGCGCATTATGCAAAGTCATAGCATGCGAGgatcatggaaaaaaaaaattcttacttGTGCCTACAAGCTTAGACGTGTTGACACGCAAGGACATTTGGTGTGCGCAGCAGTGGCTGTTTCTGGAACTACTCAGGCAATTAGTTAAactttcgtttttctttttggtgtcACATTATTTTCGAATTAATAACCGCCTGTCCTTTTCACAGTTGAATAAATAGGATTGGCTAATGAGCTCTAATAGGCTCATTTAATGCTGACATTGCTTCCAGAGCTCGATTTGGCAGTGTTATTACATGTGATGAAGGCCCcttgtgaagtgtgtgtggagagcAGTTAATTAAAGAACAAAGCCAACTAATTTAAATAAGCACAATTAAATGTCTCTCAGCAATTTTATTTTGGATATCTTTATAGCACCCAAAATGTGTGCTGTTAGGCTGACAATAGTTTGGCCCTCTTACAGCTAGTACCATATGATTGTTTTCTTGAAAAAACTGATGAATGCAACATATCTATGGGCAAAACCTACACACAAAtcaaatttttataaaatatcttTCTTTGCTTTACTAGTTTTTTCTGCTTGGTCATCAGTACATTAGCGAGTCGTTCTCTTAGCGTTTGCTATGCAGGCATTCGGACGTCCTTCCCCCTGCAGCATGTGGCCCCAGCCGCAGTTTGCTGTATTTACATAGCTGAGGTCGCCGGTCACAGTGCCGGACTCTGCAGCAGCCTGCCAGAGGCCAGGCTCAGCACGGCTGGATGATATTCCACAGTGACAAGCCACAGAAATAGCAAGGATGCAGCGGTCACTGTGCGCTTCTGTAATCACGACTGGCATTACATAACCATTTCCAAGTCATTACAATTTTCCGTCGCACCCTCTGATTTAATTTGCAGTCTCTAAAAGGAGTCACACGGGGAATCACCATATCCTGAAGTCAAAGGACAGCAACGCTGCCCTTTCGTGTTGTTTATTGGCGGTGGCAAAGCATCCATGCGTGCTGTTCGTTACGAAACATAATCATCCTCGCAATGTGGCTTGATGGGTAACATCTGCTCGTATCTGCAGCAGCTGAGCTCTCATTGCATAGGTTGGGCGAGGGTGAGACCAGGGCGCTGTCTGGCATCCCATCTCACATCCCTTCACCCGCACACGGAAACACGTGCGACTCAACATCCGAGGTTACATAAGACATGATGTTTGCCTGAGATAGACTGGATAAAACTCATTGAAATAACTAAATCGGCAGAAGACTTGATAACTGTGATAACTGGCAAGATTCTTATTTGTACAGGAAGTCTTGCATAAGGATATTGTGATTATGATTGCTAATCTAGcctctctttttttgcagataTGTGCATTGCCACCGCAATCTCCCTCCTTATGATACTAATATGTGGAATGGCGACATATGGTGCTTATAAGGtgaatgaatattttaattaatttgatgcTCTTGAGATCCATGATCATTTTATATCATTATGGAGACAGACACCCTTTTATTAGTGTACtaatattcattaattcattccaTTTTAGCTATAAATccacatattttattataaactCACTAAAGTGGCAGGTCTGTAGAGTGATGCTATGACAATTCCGGGACACAACATGACAATGGTTGGCCTTAACTGTAGTGTTACAGCACTGCCATTTTGTCTGAAGTACTGTCACTTTGTTTGGACTTGGATTCTCTGATCCAATTGGATTCTCTGATATCTTATAGCTGCTGAGTAATTCAATAAATCTGAATACCATCCCACGGGTCTGTACTGAGTCCCAACCATGCTTCTGCTGAATCCTGACCATGTCTGTACTGAATCCTGACAATGTCAGTGCTCACTGTAgctggcagccctgcaggatggcacatgattggctgTAATTTCGCTCAGAGAGGAAGGGTTTATCTGGGCGGGTTTGTCTCCTCACAGCAGCATCTCCCCGTGTCAATCAAGCAACTACAGCACATGCTTTAGAAGATGTCACATGCTTGTCTTGAATTAATGGAGGAAATTACAGTGATGAAATGACCCCAAGAATGTGATAACCttggttaaaaataataataagtaaatcTCTATGCCATTTTAGCACCATGCTGCCTGGATAATTCCGTTCTTCTGCTACCAAATCTTCGACTTTGCACTTAACACCCTGGTTGCAGTTAGTATTGTGGTCTACCCCAGCACCATCCAAGATTACCTTCATCAGCTGGTGAGTGGGACTCCAACACCCTTTCTTCtgtaaatttttaaataattgagcCCCCAGACACATAGATGTGTCTCTGACTCTGGACCTTGCTGTCACACTTACAGCCTGAGAACTTCCCTTACAAGGAGGAGATCATGTCCATGAACAGCGTGTGCCTCGTCTTCATCGTACTCCTCTTCATCGGCTGCATCCTGGCCTTCAAGGTAAGGGTTCAGTTCATGTTTTTTGACAGTGTCATTGTACCATATTTTACCAGGGCCAGCTCTTGACATAGGCATCAAGGGCGGTCATCTATCTGGAGTGGAGGGTACCAGAGgaaggaaaaaatagaaaacaaaaatgggtgTGTTGCATCCATGACAGTTGGTAGCCAGCACTAATCCCCTTTCCCCATCACCCTGGTCCACAAtccttgtctctctcttcctctagtCTGCAATCTGTATCATTAATTATCGCAAACCAGTCATTAACTaatgtatttacaaaaaagTTTTGGTAGTAATATACATTAATTCACTCTAAGCTAAGTGtcctatatttaattttaaattaatctaATCTTTTGACTAACACAATCATGCTGTGAAAGATGAGCTGCCAATATGCCTCATACTCAGCATCTCAGCTCTTTAAGCATGCATGCAAATGTTCTAATTGGGGaaattgcaataaataaataaataaataagaacaacacctcatgtaaaaataattatccAGCATGGCTGTCACATATGACTGATCACTGTATGCTTATTCAAACAGACAGGTTCCTCAGGGGAGTAAAATGGAACAGCTGACCTGTGAACTATGTAAAcaaacaggttttaaaatatttgtcctATCCCAGAATTTTTCCCACATGCAGATGTAGTCATATGCAGTGCAGTATTTCAAAAATACCTACTGATCTCAGAGTCCACTATGACAGTGGCAGAATCAAAATATactctttataaataaaaagtgaatcACAAAAACATATACTCTCTCTCAAGCGTCATAGTTATGATTGCCATTTCTAATGGATCAATATTACTCCTCTCATTACAGTTAGCATATACCACATTTAGGTAAGCTCatacaggaaaaataaagacacaacTCCAACATATTCagctatatatatgtgtgtgtgtgtgtgcgtgtgcgtgtgcatgtatgtgtgtgtgtgtgtgtgtgtgtgtgtgtgtgtgtgtttgtgtgcgtgtatgtgtgggtgtgtgtgtgtgtgtgtgtgtgtgtgcgtgcgtggtgtgtgtgtgtgtgtgtgtgtgtgtgtgtgtgtgtttgtgtgtgtgtatgtgtgggtgtgtgtgtgtttgttgttccCTTCCTTTAACATAAGGACACTTTGTACTATGAGTGTCACTGTGCCTGGAGCGGCACAAAGGAGTGTGCTTGAGCAGATGCTTTAGCAGTAGTTgtgctagcccatggaatgctgcatCTTTGGAACGTGGGACTTTTCAAAGTTTgccttttattcttttctttgccactcagatcaaaacaaatttttagcACACATGATAATAATATTTAAGAACCCTAGGAGAgctttctgttttaatataCTGAAGTTGAGCAAGCTACAGTGGCGTAggcagcaataaataaatgttttggcaGACTTGAGAAAAAGTGGGTAGACGATTAGGTAGGTTattttggaatacattttccacTTGCGGTATGCTCCGCTCCAGCACTCCTTGGTGCTATTCTATGAGATAATCCTAATGGCAATGTGGTCATTGTCCTAACTATTCCACATCTACCACCATTACAGTAAGACTAAGTACACAAGAAGGAAAGCACAGGCTTCAGCACAGGCTTCAAATAAACCAAAACCATGGCACCCGTCCCTATAAagcatgcaaatgcaaatattaaggatatattttctgccattttattgGGTAGGACTGACTGTTATCTATCTTGATAGGCCTCGGCCTACCCAGGCCTGACCACAGCTATGTGCCTGGCAGGCAAGCTAGCTAGAGTAGAGAGTGACATTtgtttttgacttttcattcaaattaagcactttCTCTACATAAATGTAAGACACTGAACTATGATTAGCTCgaagaaacaggagtaattattttgttgttgttcaagTCTAGGTCATTGTAATCTTAAAAAAGATCTTGGAATATCTGTGTTTATAGAATGccagtgtatttttttccctgccTTTTGCCTCTTTTTTCTGCGTAAAAACGCAGAATCTTGTATTAATGTGACCGCTATTTAAGGGTACTATAGACATTGCAGCTTTGGCCATTCGTTATGATTTTGTTCTGATGGGGCCCCCAAGGGCACTCCCTCTGACAGCTCAAAGCCCTCAGAAAGCACAGCCGTTCTCAGGACAGTGCTCAGCCAGTGCTGTTTTTATAGCACAAGAATGGGAGTCATTGTCCGAGGGACACTGCAAACGTTGGCTTTGGTCGTCTGGGGCCCCGGGGACTATGGGGGCTGTCACATTATGCTGAAAAACTGCCAAACTGCTTCATGTCACACTGCGCACCCCTGTATAAACCTGTGGGAAGTGTATGTAGTCCTTTACTTTTCAAGAGGCAGgaacactgggggtattcaaggcccggcttgatacagtgttagatactatctagcttttaggtcaactaagcattaagtacagtttagtggtaggaatagacgagcagtgttgggctgaatggcctgttctcgtcttacgtcacgttacgttatgttatgttattgtaCTCTTGTCATAATATTGCAGTTATGTGGTACAAAGCCTGCTTGGAACATGAGATGTAGATGAAGCAATATGAAATGTGCTTCTCTTATTTCATGGTAAGATTCTGAGTAGGATCTGTAACAAACCAGGTATTGGCTTGGATTCTCTCTCGTTTATCTTTAAATTTGgcttccaaataaatgtaatctctTTGGCTAACAAGAACTGGAGTCTCAAAATTAATGGTAATAAATgatcttaaaaaacatttacatatcaTATTCACATTTATCATATCTTATTCACAAATGCAGGCCAAATTAGCGCACATTCATGCTTCTTTGTTTAAATTCCTTCCATGCTCTTAAAAACTGTGTGGGAGCAGGAGAGGTAAAATGAATTTTGGGCTAACTCAAGTATGCTTCAGTGTTCATGCCAGTGAATATAGATATAATTCACTTCCAAAGATATACACAGCAGTATTAGAGGTGCCAGCTGTGGGCTGTGTCACTCAGCTCTTGGGACTCTCTCCTGTTAGACTCAGCAACTAAAGCAGAGTGTTTGGCTTGAGGATGCTGCCACTAGTTGGAAAGTGAGAGTTACCGATGTGAGAGAACACTGGGACTGTGTTATTTGTCACTCGAGCTAAGTGTCGCCCTGGCTGCTCAGCCTAGAGTCCTctgttttttctgtggtttttctgtgtggggttagTCACTTCCTTCCTCCTTAGTCTTCATCACTGTCATGCCTGTGAGTGGGACATTTATTGACGTGATACATCTAAGCTCCCTCACTTGTATTCAGAACTTGTGTAATGCAGGTGTAAGGTCAAAACCAGTCCTTTGTGGTTTAAATCTTCGCTATTCTGTAATGGTAGACATGCTTAAAGCATGTAAACTCACATTGATTTCTGTTTGGAAGAATTCAGCTCAGTAGTAACGACTTCCCCTTAAGGAAAATGCCTAAGTGAAGGTAAaataactacaaataaaatttagtgCAACTTAAAATTGACCCATATATTTTTGCTCTTGTTctggtttttaaatatatttcttggCGCTCTACTAGTAATAAAGATACACATGAATGAATGCTTGAGTACAAATGTCAAAAGCagctttatattttgttttgtgtgtacatggtgGATGCGTGTATATAGTTACTGATTTATATATAATCATATGtaataatacagtatatttaaaaatgcactcaaaTTGTTTAATATAGTATTTGTTAGAATTCCCTTTTAGTGAGTAGAATGATAATAAGCATGATGTATTctcagcagatttttttttggctataatattgaatgtaattaatatgtGGGTTTTCTTTACAGGCCTATCTGATTGGTTGTGTATGGAACTGCTACAGATATGTGAGTGGAAGAGGCACCGCAGGGGTCTTGGTTTACGTCACCACTAATGACACCACAGTAAGTCACCAAAACCACAACATCCTTCTAGCCAGTGCTAAACCAATACCAAATGCTATGCTACCCATTGTAAAATCCtgcttcataaaaaatacaagatACCTTTCTTCTATAGACTTCTAACCAGGAAAAAGGTAGATTGCTGAATCTGAACAAACATCCCTTCCACAAGCTCACATAAGGGGAATTCTGGTTGGGCCTGTTTCTTCAGTCTCCACACAGCCCCAGTATGCACTTTCAGCCTGGCTCACCCAAACCCAGTCTGCATTGTGTGAGTCAAAACtcagtttacattacattacattacattcatttggcagacgcttttatccaaagcgacgtacaaaagtgcattttcatgatcgtagacaactgctgaacacgggttcagtaaggtacaattacttattttgtacagctatttctagccaagaacaatgaacactatcctggtctaacatctgcaaagccaactaggcagaagaataagctacagtattaggacaaatacaatttaccaagaagtgcagggatggggcaacatgtaacaagtgacaggaaaaaagggtttttttattttattttattttaaatatatttatacagtgtggtggtggttagtctaggtatagtctgaagagatgagtcttcaggccacggcggaagatggatagtgagggggaggttcggagagggacggggagtttgttccaccactggggagctagggtggagaagctctgtgatcccttagggcgggtgggaggggttacaagacgccctgctgccgcagagcggagtggtcgagctggcacatagaattgagtcatgtcctgcaagtagatgggggctgtcctgttggcggcagtgtaggcaagggtcagggctttgaatcggatcctggcagcgactggtagccagtgaagtgatcgcagcagaggagtgacgtgggagaatttgggggtTTCACCTCCAAACTATTGCTGCCATGACTCCAGCCTTCCACCGACACCTGCTTATGCCAGTTTGGCTTTCCACAGGCTTCCGCACTTTTCTGTGGAAaaagaaatgggaaaaataGTGAATAAAATTCACATAGAAAGTTTATACAGCGCGGGTTTCCCTTTTCTGATCCATAAAGCCGTCATGTTGGGACAGGAAGGAAGCATAAAGTAGTGAATCTCTACAGTGGTCTTTGAGGGGGTGGCTTCTCGCTGGCAAATCCATTAGCCTAACAGACTTACTCCTAAGCCTTTCCTCCCCCGGCTGGGCTGTCCCAGGGCCTGTACTACACATTCACAGCCCACCGTCCTACACCTAGGAAACTGTGAGTCTGTGGAGCCCCTGGATTCCATATCAGGCTCATCTGCAGCTACATCTCTCTGCTGAGAGATTGTAATACCCCCATATTACCACTGCTTTACCCTTACATTACTACTGCATTACCACCACATTACCACTGCTTTACCCCTACATTGCTACTGCATTACCCCCACATTACCACTGCATTACCACCACATTACCACTGCATTACCACCACATTAGCACTGCATTACCACCACATTACCACTGCTTTACCCCTACATTACTACTGCATTACCACCACATTACCACTGCATTACCACCACATTAGCACTGCATTACCACCACATTACCACTGCATTACCCCCACATTACCACTGCTTTACCCCTACATTGCTACTGCATTACCCCCACATTACCACTGCATTACATCTGCATTACGACTGCATTTCCAACACATTACCACTTAATTACCCCTACATTTACACTTAATTACCACCACATTACCACTTAATTACCCCCACATTACCACTGCATTACCACCACATTTTCACTTCATTACCACCACATTACCACGGTATTACCACCACATTACGGGAGTGGAAGGTGCGGGCAGCAGAATTGGCGATGGATTGGCTGAAGTCACTGAAGTTCTGTTCTGTAGTAATGGAAGTACAGCTCTCTGACTCACACTTTAAGACTACATGTGaattaaatcaaaacaattcTAGGGTGATGTCAGTTTATATCCAGTGATTTGTTCTGAAGTTTCTCAAGTGCCCAACAGCAATctgataaaatatattcattggTTGGTTCTGCCTGATTCATGAGCTGGATTTATCTGGTAAATTACATTGCTGCTTGGCCATTCTTTGAAGTATACTAACAGTTCACTACAAACTACAATGTTATCTCTTAGTCATTTCACTATTCAAGTGAAAGGGCAAAAACTTTGGATCTATGTGTAGGCTCTTGTCCTGATTTTCTGTCTGTGGAATACTGAGGCTGAAATACAAATAGCTCCCAGTATTTACATTAATGAGTATGCCCCATCCTCTGCTTTGAATATACTTCACACTTTCGGGATATGGCAtagataaattacattttaaaaaaggttaattGCTCAATTCTCTAAATTCGACCTCTAAGTTCAAGGATTCATCCATTAAAAGTACAGTACTATTTAAGAGCCCTTTTCCCTCTGATAGAACGTCACAGCTGATAAGGCAAAACTATAATTAATGATGGGCCCTGAAAAATACAGGTTTGAGGAAATGCCTTTTATCTGCTATTAGCATGGACATTTTTCACATTAACAGTGCAAATGTCTATCTGAGAAGCAAATAAATTAGTGAAGGTTTGACAGCCAGCAGTCACCCTTTTTCCGATAAAATCCCCTTGCTTAATGGTGTCTTTGGACTCCACCCAGCTCACTTCTGTCCTCCAGCAGCGGTGGTCAGATAGGTGGCGGCTCAGCAGTATGTTGGGAGATTAGTATGGATGAGCCGGGGAACCTCCCTCAGGTGCTGACAGGCTGATCCTCCTGGCCCTCACGCTGCCAGCCTGTGCCAAGGTGACCCTCAGTTCTGTCCCTGACAGATTGGAACTGTCAGGTGTGTTGCTGAAATATGTATTGCTGAATTTGCCTTGGCTTGTGACTTGCAGGTTCAGATCTctggtggggcactgccattgtatccttgagggaaaaaaggaataaaGATAAAAGAAtttacctgaattgcttcagtaaaatgtccaagaatgtggcatatttttttttctaaaaacttAATTTACATCTTGACCTTTCACCATTGGTCAGACAGTAGTCtaaatgttttcttctgttgGTAATATGAACACTAAGAGACTATATAAACTAATTGAACACTAATTGAAACTAAAATAATGGCATGACAAAATCATCAAAATATCATattaaataaactgaacaaCTTAGTGTATATCTGTATAActattatgtgtgtatttagaAAAATCTATGCAcgttatacaaaataaatataataaaataataaatataaaataacattagtATCTCCTGAATTCAGTCAAGTTTATTTGAGAATATTTATCAAATCAACTGTCAAACTATCAAATATTACAGTTCTGAATAGGGTAGCCAAATTCACTCAtccaaaaattatatttctacTGATCAGATTCAGGGAGGAGACATCCCATCTAGACAAACAatggttttaaatattttttttgattgtGGAAAGTTGTGGAAACATTGTGTTCTcgttttgtttgtcttttgtccggtgtttaaaatattttcctttggAAAAACGTAAAAATGTGATCTGCacctatttatttacattatagcTAGAAACTCGTGGTTTCTGggtggaaaaactgaaaaatgctgCTACAATGTTATTATTCACCACAACCATACAACATTATAAAAAGTCACAGTAGCATTTTGTGCTCGTTgggattaaaatgttttcagttgtgaTGGAACTATCTGTACCTTTTGGGAGACTTgagagaaataaacacactggCACAAAGAATGGACATAATCAAAGAGCTTTTTGGATATTATATTTTCTCCATTTGATTTCCAGTTTGGCAGACAGCTTTGCATTAGGGTTGATTAATGGAATATTATCAGAACAGATGGAggacgttttattttttccctttattttcatttgatctGTTTCCAAAACCctgcaatttatttttcaagcgTTTCTGTGgattaatgttttttatggTGGTTTTAAAAGGATTGCACAAGGCTTATGAAGATATTCAGAAGCTCCTCTATCAAGAGATCTCTTTCTGAAAAGAACCCCTCTCTTTACTTTGGCATGTGGTGCAGGATAAGTAAGcctgaaaaaatgtaaactagGATATTGTTCTGTTTTGGCTTCATGGTGGCAGTACTGCACCAAGAgtttaatatataaaacagcTGTGGCACTGAGGGACGCGAGGTGCTTTTTAGCATTGAAAACCTTAAGGCATAACTGCTTGTCAGGttgtgttttaatttcagttaagttTGTGTTATGATTTAAGTTAAGCAGATCTTTAAAGATAAATTTGCAATGGGCATCAAACTTTTCACCCAACCAAGGATGGTACAGAATGCATATACTATATATTCTTAGATATATACCAGCCTATATATTGACGTTTGTCTCTCGAGTCACCTGAGACCACACAGGTCTCCTAGACTGAAGGGCAAAAGGTGAAACTGACAGCGATACTTCAGGTTGTAGTGGCTATTTGATTTAGTGGGGGAAGGACACCTGGGAGACGTTAGAGGTTCCTCTGGCGAGGTCTGTAGGAAGTGCAGCGACCCGCGGGCAGTTCTGATGTATGGTGGTCTCCGTAGGAAACGTGGGTGGATTGTATCTGACGGGCCT carries:
- the LOC135257631 gene encoding lysosomal-associated transmembrane protein 4B-like, with translation MISPWDRWYSTSCCLCCHVRTGTIILGIWYMLINAVVLLILLTALSDPDQYHLTSAELANDLDVMDDANMCIATAISLLMILICGMATYGAYKHHAAWIIPFFCYQIFDFALNTLVAVSIVVYPSTIQDYLHQLPENFPYKEEIMSMNSVCLVFIVLLFIGCILAFKAYLIGCVWNCYRYVSGRGTAGVLVYVTTNDTTVLLPPYDDTMAIPAKQAPPPYTTA